The DNA sequence GCCAGACGAACGATCGAAATATCGGCATCGCCCAGGTTACGACCCGACGAGGACTTTTTGCTGAATTCATACTTCAGCACCCGATAGCCGGTGTTGTAATTGCTGCCTGCTACGGAGAAGTCGACTTTTTCGGTGAAGTTCACGGGCAGCGTAGGCCGGTTGCGCGTTACGTAGAAGAGCTTTCCAACCCGGTAGTTGGACCCGCAGCGCACGTAGGCCCCGTTGACCCGTAGCAGCCCGTACTGCTGGCCGCGCAGAATGCCCCGGTCCATGTTGAAATCCGACACGCATGAATCGGCGGGGATGGTCCAGTTCTGCTTGTAAAAACGGGGATCGGTACCGGCGGGGTCTTTGGGCGCGTAGGCGGTGGCCCAGGTCTGATAAAAATCGGGGGTGATAGCCGGTCCGTCGGTGCCATTGGCCGCCGGGAACGCAATCAGCGGAAACTGGTCGCCCGATATGGAAAAATACGCCAGGCGGTTGTGCCCGTTGAGTTCGGCCCGCTGGTCGACGGCAAAAACCAGTTCCTTGTTGGTATGGTTGTCGGAGTTGAAGATCGAGAAATAATCCGGCGACAGCTGGTACTGGCCCGACGAGATAACCTTGTCGCTGTATTCGATTACCTTATCCAGATCCTCGGTCTTGAAGGTGAACTGGGCGGCATACGGCTCCCGGTATACGGGGGCATTCAGGTACAGTCGCGCCAGCAGGCCCCACAGGGCTCCTTTGGTAAGCCGGCCCGGCCCTACGTTGGTCACCAGATCCGGTTCTACGGCCAGAAATTCGTTTTTCACGTAGTCGAAGGCGGCCGTACCCCGCAGAATCTGGGAAACGCCCTGTGGGTCGTCTTTGGCAAACACCAGTCCGAACAGGTCAAGCAGCATCATGTTGTAGTAAGCCCGCATGCCCCGTGCTTCAGCGACGTACGTTTTCACGTTGGAGTCATTGATCGTTGGCAGGGTATTGATGGCCGTAATGGAGCGCGAAATACCCTGGGCCAGTATTAACCAGGTATTCCGGATGTTCGGATCGGTGCTGGTGGGCGTGTGCTGATGCAGCGCCGTGTAAATACCGTTATCGCCCCAATCGGTACCACCCCGGTAGGGCAGAATGGCTTCGTCGGTCGATATTTCCTGCATAGCGAAGTAGTTGGTATGCGTAAACAGGTCGGGCAAACGGGCGTACACCGGCGCGAGGTTCCCATCGGCAGCCTGCCGGTCGGTCAGGCCCGCAGCCGATGCTTCGTCCAGTACGTTTTCGTTCAGGTTCGTACAACCGTTCAGAAACAGCAGGCCCGAGAGGAGTAGGGTGGAAATGACTATCTTTTTCATAAAATAATGAGGGAATCGAACACAGGCATTCAGCAGGGCGCTACCCGCGTTCGGTAGCTGGTTTTAGAATGTCAGGTTCAGACCAAAGACGAACGAGCGCGCACGGGGGTAGCTCAGGTAATCAATACCATACGAGGAGATCCCGTTAACGGTCCGGTCGGTGTTTACTTCCGGGTCGTAGCCATTGTATTTGGTGATCACGAACAGATTCTGCCCCGTTGCTGATAGCCGGATACCGCTAATCCACCGGTTCAGCCCAATCCGTTTGGGGTCCAGGCTGTAGCCCAGCGTAAGGTTGTTCAGGCGGAAGAACGCGCCGTCTTTCAGGAAGCGGGTCGATACGGGAGCCGAGTTGTTGATCGACTCGTTAGCCTCACCAATGGCTTCTGGCGTCCCGTTCAGGCCTTTAACCAGCCGGGCCTTGTAGAAGAAGGCGTTGGCCGTGTTGTCATATACTTTGTTCCCCGATACACCGTTGAAGTTAGCGGTCAGATCAAAGCCCTTGTAAGCAACGCTGGTGTTGATGTTAAACTGCTTCGTTGGCAGGGCGCTGCCGGCCGCAATCCGGTCTTTGTCGGTACCGCCCACACCGTCGCCGTCGAGGTCGCTGTATTTGCTCACTCCTTTGTCATCAATCCCGATATACTCCCGCAGGTAGAAGGTACCGATGGGCTGGCCATTTATGTAGCCATTGACCGTAGCCGATGTCAGACCCGCTCCCGTTGCCGAACCCGACGTGATCACCGAATAGGGTGAGTTGTTCACTACGTTCTTGATGAAGGTGATGTTGCCGCCCAGATCGAAGCGAAAACCACCCTGACTTACGTAGCGATAGTTCAAATCCAGTTCCAGACCCTCGTTGGTGATGGTCATGTTCGGTACGTTAGTCCAGTACGTAGCGGCTGGCTGAATAGGGTCGGCGGGAATCACCTCCAGCAGAATCTTGTTCGACACCTTGCGGAACAGATCGACCGTACCCGTCAGCGCGCCGTTGAACAGACCAAAATCCAGACCCAGATCGGTTTGGGTCGACAGCTCCCACTGGATGTCCGGGTTGGCAAGCCGGGTATAGGTAGTACCGGCCGGGTAGTTGGTCGTGTTGTCGAGCGGGTAGCTGGTTGTGGCCGAGACGGTCGAGGTGAAGAGCGCCTGCGTGATCTTGGACGGAATCTCCTGGTTGCCGGTCTGGCCCCAGCCCGCCCGCAGTTTCAGGTCCGAGAATGGGCCCGACTGCATGAACGACTCTTCGGAAAGCCGCCAGCCCGCCGAGAACGAGGGGAACACCCCGTATTTGTTGTTGGCCCCGAACTTGCTCGAACCATCCGCCCGGACCGTCGCCGTCAGCAGATACCGGTTCCGGTACTGGTAGTTAACCCGCGAGAAAAACGATTGCAGCTCGTTTTCAATTGCTCCGCCAATGGGCCGGTTGTTGGCCAGCGTCAAATCCTGTCCCAGCCCCGGGTTGTTGATGGGTTCAATGGGTGTGATGGGAAATTTATTGATGCTCCAGGTCCGGTTCTGAATGTAGAACTTCTGGTATGAATGCCCCGCCAGCGCGGTCAGGTTGTGGTTATCCCACCCCTTCGTGTACGTAAAATAGTTCTCGATCAGTACGTTGCGATTGGTTCTGTACTCGCTTTCCAGCCGTCCGTCCTGCTGCGGCACCGTGCTGCCGAGCGACTGCAGGTCGCGGGTTGAGGTGGCATTATCGATTCCCAGATTGAGCTTGTAGACCAGGTCTTTCGTAATCTTATACGAAGGTGACACACTCGCCACAACCCGGTTGATGGTGGTCAGGTCTTTCTGCAGCTGGAGCGATACGAGCGGGTTGGTGAACGCCTGGTACCGCACCGGCACCCCATTGGCATCGTAAGCAGGATACGTCGGGTTGGCCGACAGGGCCGCTCCCACGATGGTTTCGATCGGCGGGCGTTCGTTGACGGTTTGCGAAGCTGTCAGGTTCACGTCGAGCATCAGCCGGTCATCCATGAACTTCTGCGACGCGTTGAAACGGCCCGTATACCGGTTGAGCTTGCTGTTTTTCAGAACCCCTTCCTGGTTCTGCACACCCAGCGACCCGTAGAACGTGAGCTTCTCGGCTCCGCCACTAAATCCTACGTTGTATTCCCGCGTTGTGGCCTGCCGGCTAATTTCGCGCTGCCAATTGGTAGACGCCTTCTGGTCGTCGACAATGCCCCCCACGGCGGCTACCTGCTGCCGGTATTCATCGGGACCGAACAGGGGGAGCGGATGGGCTACGTTCGAGATACCCAGGTTCGTCGACAGCGTCAGGTTGTTGGAGCCAGCCTTTCCTTTCTTGGTCGTGATCAGGATAACGCCGTTGGCACCGCGCGCACCGTAGATAGCCGTTGCCGACGCATCTTTCAGCACGTCCATCGCTTCGATATCCTGCGGGTTGAGAAAGTTAAGCGGGTTGGTAGCTCCGCCGGTGGTGGAGTTATCGAGCGGAATACCATCCAGCACAAAAAGGGGCGTACTGCCCGTACGAACGCCACCCGGACCCCGCACGGTAATGCTCTGGCGCGCACCCGGCTCACCACTCACGGCGGTGACGTTGACACCGGCCACTTTACCCTGTAGCAGTTGCTCGGGCGAGTTGATAACACCCCGGTTGAAATCAGTGCTCTTCACCGATTTTACCGATCCGGTCATGTCGCGTTTGGTAGTACTGCCGTAGCCAATGACAACAACCTGGCTCAGCTCCGACGCAGCTGCCTTGAGGGCCACGTTGATGGTACTGCTGTTGCCAACGGTAATCTCCTGCGAGACAAACCCAATGAAGCCAAACACCAGTACACTATTGTCGTTGGGAACAACCAGCCGGAAATTACCATTGGCATCGGTGGTGGTGCCGCGCTGGGTACCTTTTACCACCACCGTACAGCCCGCGAGGGCCTCGTTGGTAGCAGCATCGGTAACCCGCCCGCTCACGGTTATATCGGCCGCTGTCTGGTCGGTTACTATCGGCGCGCGCCCAAACGACGGGCTTACCTGCCCGACTGATGCCATTGTCAGGCTCAGGGCGATCAGGTATTTTATGGGAGGAGATGACGTGTAGAAGTAATTCATAGAGGGAACGATTTATTGATTAAGGGGCGATATTACCGGAGTCAAAAGTACTTAGCAACGTCAAATTCAGGCTTAACAATTTAACAACAAGTAGCTGATTAGACGAAGTTTATACGGGCAAGAAAATCAAGATGTTACGAAAATCTACTCTCCTTGGCGTTAAAAATCAGCCCTGTTGTGTTAAGTAATTAAAAAAACTTAAAATCTTTCTCCTTTCCGATCAGCGAAGAACCCGGCGAACGAGGTCGGCAAAGGTGGCCGCCTGATTTTGCTGATCCCTGGTACTCACCTGGTCCCGCAGTTTGAGCCGGGTATAAACGTGCAGATCCGACTCGATCAGTTCCACGCTAACAGGCTCACCGTCGGCTGCTTTAATCCCGTTGTAAATCAGAACCGCACTAACCGGATCGGCTACCGGATCTTTCTTCGACTTGTATACTTTCAGCGTGCAGGCTGGTGGCAATACCACACCGCCTTCCAGATCCCGGCGAACAAGGGTCAGTAATTTTTGCAGTTGCTGTAACGTTTCCTGCGGCCGGAAGTGGTAATATACCTTATCCTCTTCTGCCGTTTGCCGGGTATCAATATACCCCAGCATAGGGCCAACCACGCCAATGAGCGACAGCGATTTGGCGGACGGAATGATGATCGGATCGACCAGCAGCAGGTTACGCGGAGCCAGGCGGTTGGCGAAGTAACCCGAACTGACCAGCTCCAGTAGCAGAGCACCACTGGTCGATGAACTGAGCAGGCTGATATTGGTGTAACCCGCCTTCAACAGTTGCTCGTATTCGTCTTTGATGGCTAGTTGCCAATCCTGCCAGGTCGACTTTTTAAACTCATCGTAACTACGTCCATGCCCACCCAGCAGCACCTGCGACAGTTGAAAATCGGTCCGGTTGTTAGCCCAGGCCCGGAGTTCGTCCCACTCGAACGTTGTCGCTGAATAGCCGTGGCAGGCGATAATAACGGGTTGGCGGGCCTGCTCGGCGGTCGGGTTCGGTACGGCTCTGGAGACCAGGTAGTTGGCCGGGTTATAGAGCGACGGATCGAACAGCGTGTCGCCGTCCAGCATCTCTTTGGTAATGGCAGGTTCGGGTGAGCAGGCCAGGCCAGCGAGGACCAGAACCAGCAGGCATATGATTGATTTCATATTAGTTTTTGGTGTGTTTGAGGATATTCCAGGTAATACTGGTCTGGACAAAAACGGGATATAACGTTCCTGGCCCCGTGAGACCATTGCCCGTGATCAGGTTGTAGCCGATTGATGCGTTGACTTTCAGTGGAAAATCCGGACAGTAGCAGAGGCCGAATTCGGGCGAGGCCAGCGGGGATGTCTTCGGCAAGGCATCGAAGATAACACTCCCGTAATCGGCGGCAAAGTAGCCCACGTTGAGTTTGGCGACCGGGCGAATCAGCCAGTCGGGCCGGAAATGGTAGGAAACGGATGCCAGCACATTATCCTGTTTGATCGCGTGTGTGTTCAAAGCCGTTCCCAGCCGCGAGGTGACGTAGCTGAGGCCCAGAAAAAGTCGCTTTGAGACCAGCTT is a window from the Spirosoma rigui genome containing:
- a CDS encoding RagB/SusD family nutrient uptake outer membrane protein — its product is MKKIVISTLLLSGLLFLNGCTNLNENVLDEASAAGLTDRQAADGNLAPVYARLPDLFTHTNYFAMQEISTDEAILPYRGGTDWGDNGIYTALHQHTPTSTDPNIRNTWLILAQGISRSITAINTLPTINDSNVKTYVAEARGMRAYYNMMLLDLFGLVFAKDDPQGVSQILRGTAAFDYVKNEFLAVEPDLVTNVGPGRLTKGALWGLLARLYLNAPVYREPYAAQFTFKTEDLDKVIEYSDKVISSGQYQLSPDYFSIFNSDNHTNKELVFAVDQRAELNGHNRLAYFSISGDQFPLIAFPAANGTDGPAITPDFYQTWATAYAPKDPAGTDPRFYKQNWTIPADSCVSDFNMDRGILRGQQYGLLRVNGAYVRCGSNYRVGKLFYVTRNRPTLPVNFTEKVDFSVAGSNYNTGYRVLKYEFSKKSSSGRNLGDADISIVRLADVYLMRAEAKLRKGDAASALTDVNLIRAARTSATPAPALTSMNLDLLLRERGFELYWEMIRRTDLIRFGKYEGTWTEKTNSDRLKRLLPIPQTAVDGASNLPGYLKQNDSY
- a CDS encoding SusC/RagA family TonB-linked outer membrane protein, whose protein sequence is MASVGQVSPSFGRAPIVTDQTAADITVSGRVTDAATNEALAGCTVVVKGTQRGTTTDANGNFRLVVPNDNSVLVFGFIGFVSQEITVGNSSTINVALKAAASELSQVVVIGYGSTTKRDMTGSVKSVKSTDFNRGVINSPEQLLQGKVAGVNVTAVSGEPGARQSITVRGPGGVRTGSTPLFVLDGIPLDNSTTGGATNPLNFLNPQDIEAMDVLKDASATAIYGARGANGVILITTKKGKAGSNNLTLSTNLGISNVAHPLPLFGPDEYRQQVAAVGGIVDDQKASTNWQREISRQATTREYNVGFSGGAEKLTFYGSLGVQNQEGVLKNSKLNRYTGRFNASQKFMDDRLMLDVNLTASQTVNERPPIETIVGAALSANPTYPAYDANGVPVRYQAFTNPLVSLQLQKDLTTINRVVASVSPSYKITKDLVYKLNLGIDNATSTRDLQSLGSTVPQQDGRLESEYRTNRNVLIENYFTYTKGWDNHNLTALAGHSYQKFYIQNRTWSINKFPITPIEPINNPGLGQDLTLANNRPIGGAIENELQSFFSRVNYQYRNRYLLTATVRADGSSKFGANNKYGVFPSFSAGWRLSEESFMQSGPFSDLKLRAGWGQTGNQEIPSKITQALFTSTVSATTSYPLDNTTNYPAGTTYTRLANPDIQWELSTQTDLGLDFGLFNGALTGTVDLFRKVSNKILLEVIPADPIQPAATYWTNVPNMTITNEGLELDLNYRYVSQGGFRFDLGGNITFIKNVVNNSPYSVITSGSATGAGLTSATVNGYINGQPIGTFYLREYIGIDDKGVSKYSDLDGDGVGGTDKDRIAAGSALPTKQFNINTSVAYKGFDLTANFNGVSGNKVYDNTANAFFYKARLVKGLNGTPEAIGEANESINNSAPVSTRFLKDGAFFRLNNLTLGYSLDPKRIGLNRWISGIRLSATGQNLFVITKYNGYDPEVNTDRTVNGISSYGIDYLSYPRARSFVFGLNLTF
- a CDS encoding alpha/beta hydrolase; this translates as MKSIICLLVLVLAGLACSPEPAITKEMLDGDTLFDPSLYNPANYLVSRAVPNPTAEQARQPVIIACHGYSATTFEWDELRAWANNRTDFQLSQVLLGGHGRSYDEFKKSTWQDWQLAIKDEYEQLLKAGYTNISLLSSSTSGALLLELVSSGYFANRLAPRNLLLVDPIIIPSAKSLSLIGVVGPMLGYIDTRQTAEEDKVYYHFRPQETLQQLQKLLTLVRRDLEGGVVLPPACTLKVYKSKKDPVADPVSAVLIYNGIKAADGEPVSVELIESDLHVYTRLKLRDQVSTRDQQNQAATFADLVRRVLR